The Watersipora subatra chromosome 7, tzWatSuba1.1, whole genome shotgun sequence genomic interval ggttctacagaaaaccctgtatcaaatatagatgctcgctactttaaagttttgtttcggcttggtctaatcgtctagtcataatctgattatgtgacccgtacttcctgccaaacagcgcgaataatgtctgcagcacttttcgactaCCACAGGTGaacaacaggctcatcatgtttattagaggatgatatgcactccttcgagctaaagttaaaaaattgaaacaaatttttacgataggttttgagatatcagtgctcaaagtgacagccttacaatgatgataaaatagacgcggaaggacaatagacatagttttgttgaatgcttgaagtatattcgcgaaaatatttcggcgaatgaggttgcatgaaagtgtaaacagaagccatcgtgatcatctacgtcccatttgagctgttttggaaagggattctgaTCTACGACGTTTTCATGATGACTGCGatgaactgttcgtttttgagcttttaagagcttgttatcccatttccacatattttgaacctacaacacagcagagcaagacatggtgaatcttttggtaccaaataactgtagtgtgaattttgttgcaagtcaacctttaaggaagaAGCCCTAGAACTGCAGGCTTAGAGTTGAAACAAATAATAGGTAATAGCAAAATGGCAATTTCAAAATACCATTTTAAGGCTTGTAAATCGCAGAACTATTAGAAATGTAAAATGGTATGGGTCGGTAGCTATTTTATAAGGTTGTCCAATTCTCACCATAAAAAACACTGAATTTCGGATACAGACACCAAATCTAACTGATACTCTTTTTCCTGCCAcgtatatctatagatatatctatagatatatctatagatatatctatagatatatctatagatatatctatagatatatctatagatatatctatagatCTACAATTATATCATAGATCCATATTTTATATGGATCTATGATATAGCTATATGGTCATGGAGCATAACATAATGGTTTAAGACAATCACATAGCCTCACGAAAAGCATACTCCAGTTTGTTTGAGGAAacttaaaaatctaaaaaccTAAGGGATATTGGCTAAGAAGCAATGCAAGAATGAGTGGAATGAGTGAATGATAGGCTGGTACCTCTTTATCATTGATTTTCCTTGTTTTGAAGTCATGAATGCAGGCATCAAAACACATCTCTGAGACTTTGTTGTACGTCAGAAGGAATTCTCTAAACTGCAAAAAGCACGATATTCAATCATGCTACATTTCATCATACACTTGTGAGCAATtcactgtaaaatatttcaactttttcattgtTTGCTTATAGATTTACATAGATGACAAATATCTGCGTTATTATGAGAGGCCTCATTTAAAAGCTTTGATTAAAAACAcgattttttttagttttgagaATTTTCTGCTGGTTGCTTGAAACAAGAGAACTACTGCATCTACAGAAACAATAATGGTAGTTAAAAGAAAACAACGAAAGCATCTAATAAATGTTAATTCATGATTAGAACTGAAATATAATTcatcattgtttataaaatacTAACTCCCAGGTTACTATTaatggaaatatttattttgtgtttatatttattttattctaatcaGTCTGAGTCTGACATATCCTAATGATGACTTCTTTTATTTGACTCTGTCAGTAAAAGTCAGAAAAAAAAGCTACACAGAACATCAAAGACCATTTGCATCATGTGGTAGACTGAATTGGTGTACAGGTTGTAGGGTCAATGTGATCCCATTCATCATGCTATAGTTTGTTTTCATACTTTAAAACTACCTGTAGTACATGGTATCATGTTCTGtgtttacaatcaaaaatttCTACCAAAATATTACCAGCATCTAGAGGTTTATACTATGAATGTAACGAAGAAATACAAAGTGAAGTGATCTCTtaataaaaacaagtttgttGAGCGAGTCAAgtaatgtaacattacaaaacAACAATAAATCAAACAAGAAACGTGTGCCCAAACATCATTAATGCATCTGCTATCTTTAGAATTCAAGCTGGTGATGCAGAATAACTTCATTAACATCTTTCAAACTGTCAAACATCATAAAGTATTGAATTGATCTATAAGCTTATATCACGATGAGAAACACTGAGTGCAGGATTGCAATCAGTCAATATAAAAGTGTTAACAGTACAAGAGTCAGGAGTACAACAATATTAATCTAATAGATGATAGTTCAAATTTACTTTTGTGTACAGACTATTCATCCATTGTAAGCTTCGATAACCTTCTGTCAAAAATCAATTAGCGATGTTTATTTGCGTCACCAAAAGACCTCAACTACGAATCATACAGAATGCAAATCGTAGCTATGAATCATATCGAAAATAAACTAGCAAACATGGAAAAAACCTAACCTGTTTGACCATGTCCTCTGGAGCTGCACCGGCTGCTGGATTTGGCATCGCCATGGTGAGCTAAAACAGCAGAATCAGTAAGTAACATGGTTAACAGAAAATTTTCACGGGGAATGCAACTGAATAGGAAAAAATTGGCACCATATGAAAAGAACTCCGAATTTTATATGTGCATAATAtgaactagaaattcccctgtcatacagcccaagaccaaagtgataatggaaaaggaaagggtactgctggttgaaaaatgcaatattagcagtcaaatggcactgcagtgcaataggaaaactgcaatggtagctgaaatggtagctgtaatgtactgggtgttattatgtacaacaaacagcaataatgaaaggtaaagatgatatgtttatatctctccctgctataggagaaatgcaatattagaagtgaaatggcaagctgctggaTTTGGCATCGCCATAGTGAGCTAAAACAGCAGAATCAGTAAGTATCATGGTTGACAGAAAATTTTCACGGGGAATGCAACTGAATAGGAAAAAATTGGCACCATATGAAAAGAACTCAGAAGTTTATATGTGCATaatattaactagaaattcccctttcatacagcccacgaccaaccattattatacttaaacgactctacacaaaaatggttaaattttttgatgagatttcggtacaagggtttggtaatggCCGTTAActgataatttttcgggagttgtatgcacatatgcatttgTCATAAATCTCGCAACCAaacgcttcgctcgtgtttggtcgtgggaaaacagATAGCTTACTCTCTGAACAAGGTATTGAAAGCCTTCACGTCGTTAAAGATGTGACCACATCAAATTCTAATAGATTTTATAAGaaagcaaatatatttttctatcatttgagatctGGTGTGTCATTTTAGGTAttctgactgctaggatgtttcaagattaaaatcagcaaaactttGTCACGTTTAAAACACTCATAAAACAACACGTCTAGACTTCTCTCAAATTGACGCCAATAGTCGCGCGACTGTCTGTCTCTCTTGTTATTGATATCGGCATAtacgttcaagttgcagtgttatgccTCTCTATTGACtttgtattttgtatttgctcatgattgttggaatgaaacttcaaatatagcctTAGATATATTGCTATAGATGTCCAAAGTTTTTGAAAATAGGTTGGCTAAAATGTGTTCCATCAACACTCGCTAAATGCATATGGGTACCCGGCGCTGATGAGGCTGTGTATCTATCAACTATAAAAGATGCAACTATAGATATTTGGGTGTCAGGATGTCATGCTTtgttctgagcgttttaactgcaatcaaattttgtagatttctatcttgaaacattctggcagtcaaacctccaaaaacaacaaacacaatatcaaatgattgaaaaatatctaaacttgttaataaaaatttactCAAAGTTGATGAGACCACATTTATAACTACAGATTCTATGTTGTATCACACATGATAAAGCTGTAGTGTGGCAAATCAAATACCATGGGCCACTTTATCTAAACAAAAGTTAGAAAATGACATTCTTGTAGTGGGTTTACGTAAACATGAGAGGTAAAAAAGGCTATCTGTATAGCAGCCAAAAGAGATGTGAAAGAACCATTTTGGTTTGTAGGAGATACAAAGTATTAACAAAATGCAACATATACCGGAATCGCTTGACTATGACTCTGCTATGACTAAACTATTGTCAGTAGTATGCGAAAATGGTCGCAGATGCCTTGTATTAACAGCAATGAATTGACAATTTTCAGAGAAACAAAAAAATGCAATACAATCCATTTACTATCCCAGTAATATTTCAAGAGTATGATAAAATCCCACAGAATATGGAAAAAAAGTTTGACATTTTTCCTAGCAGCCTCACATGCTATTTTCATTGAAGTGGCTAAATTGAATGGCTATGAACTACTACTTATTAGCATTACCTTGACATCATATGATTATCTCATAAGCAGagaaacattttgttttttagattgaACTCCTCGTGTACAACAGAGTAAAGCAATGAGTATTATTCATGGATTCACAGTGTATGCTTCTATGCTAACAAAATAACAGTCAATTGGTTTGGTTAAATTAACTTCAGAACAACATAACAGGTAAATAATTTTCAAGACTGCAACAATGTACGCAATTCCACAATCCATGATAGCATAGCATGATTTTgctttatcatattttatttactacAAGCTCTGGTGTTtgctatatatgatatatatcaccgtatatatacagtgctgtcagaaattatgagaccacccaATAATTCTCGCCTTTGTTCAACTTTGCACATCTGCTGGCACCATATTAATTCATTCATTTGCCACATATTGTACATCATTAGATGCAGAAATTTCTCCTTGTTCTAGTAAAGTAAATCAGGagtctttcattgtttttttacaGCATCGGTGATAGAATTAGTGTCATCAAGTTATCTTTTCATTGTCCGACCACATAGCTTGTTAGTGGTAAAACGTGATGTCATCACTATGTGTTGTGCATTCTGTAATCTCACAAAGTCAAATagttttgcataaaaaaataaaaaatgaataaaataataaaatgaataaaaaaatgaaaatatcttttcgtttttttattcatatcaGTTGCATATGCCTTTCGATTGAGATAAAAAATAAGTATGGATTGTTATGTGATGGAAATTTGCTTCATattaatcagtagaaaattccgcatctaatggtatatggtttatgatagttttttgtaaaactaagtcagtaaatcattgctaccaccttgtctcttaaaatgtgaggtggtctcataatttctgacggcactgtatatgattattttatatatatatatatatatataatataagacTATATATATGATTGAGGACAtatttatgatgtttataatgCTGCCAAAGTATTACAACTCCGCATCTCATGAAGTTTGTGAATGTGTAGAGATAATGTATAATGATATAACACCAAAgatgttatagtaaaaacaactttaaagctATTCCTTTGGtgcagttttgaaaaaaattacacAGTTGAGCAACAAGAATatttataatgctaaaactGAATTGAAGGAGTTATTAAAGTTTATACGAACCAGTTTAGAACAACCACTTAATGAGCACTGAAGGCGATGTGACAAGAATTTTAACATCTTTATACGGTAATAACTACTTCATATAGTTGTATTTATGATAAAACCAAGTATAGATCTAAAATGCCGACAACAGCTACAGAATCTCATGGctttttatgtaataattaaGAAATGTATAAATAACAGAACATTTGGAATACACTGTTGCCCTGCTTTTACTACATCTAAAATGgaagatatatataaatatatattcaatttttgcaacatatgtacattaagaaaaaaattgaaattataaCACAAATTCAGCTAATATGAAGATTTGCCGACTTTTGATTGAgatcaatataaatataatattgctGGTATTGATAGACCATGACAAGCAATTAACTCCAATGATTTGGCTGGTAACATTCATAAAATATTAAGTTAAGTCCCTCAAATGCGTAGGACAACAAAAGACAATATGCTGCTCAAAGCTCAACAGGTTTTAGTCAGAGATGGACACTTGAGTTAACATGCTTGCTCGAGCAAGCGTTACGGTTCAACTCATGAGTGAATTTAATTGAATCGATTTTTTTGGtacatttttttgtagattcgAATGGACTTGGAGCATTCTACCAATAACCTTGAATTAATTCTCTATATTTAATAGGCAAAATGACTTGAGTTAAAATGTATCAATGCTCTcctttattattactaattCTATGATTATTCCTGTGTTGACAAAAATCCATCACAGAAATTGATACTTTAAGTAAACCAATCTGTTATCTGATGCGCGCTGAAGCAAAGATGTCAGTGCTGTTCAATGTTGCCAGCTGCACACATTTCCACATAACTTAGATATTACCGTGTATATTTTATTGGTCGATAATATGTACTACATACTAGTATAGTACAGTTTTATGGTTTGCCTGTGAACTGCCATTAAACTtagttatgtttattttattcttatatTGTCATGCTTAtatctattattttatattcatgaaTGCCTCcttaaacccttggaatcctaaTGACCGGTATTCTGGCATTGCGAAAGGTGTGTCAGAGACCCTAATGGCTAGAATGACGGTATTCACATTGCCCCGCTTGCAAATGCTGTTTTTACGTAacagcgcaaaccaatcaaattcaTTCTTGCACAAAGCGTCAGTCCAGAAACTTCACCTTCATTTTTAATCATTATCAAATATCTATCTACTTTCTTCGTTATAATAACAACTTGTACTGGAACAACATCGCGAAAAGTTGATACGACTCATTTGTTAGTAGGttataaatgattgtgatgctaatgaagaattatatgatactaactataattttccagattaccgtaaaacctttaattgaacgccagctctaattaaacgccattTCCAATTGACCgacaccctgagagaagggttgaaaaatagaccaccACTGTCCAATTGAACGCctgaccgccaccctgagagaagggttgaaaaatagaccaccACTCTCCAATTTGAAGCCACTTTCATTTAATCATCACTTTGACATAATTTGAcctttacgagcccataatatcaactgatcagtagaaaagtttccacaaaatcgtattaactCTTTTGAGCCGAAGCCCGTCAAAGCCCGTAAAACGAGCAATGTCTCAGCTGCCGAATCCCGAATTTTCCCGAAAAAACTCAGTATTcgataaactttttaaaaaatctttgattcattaaaaaaatcgTTCAAAATTAAAACTACTAATTTCATCAATTTTGGCAGGCTTTATACTACTTGTTTGAGGCTACAAAtaatccctaatacgcatgtgcaagcaaAACACGTAgtaaaagatttgatcttccTTTTTGGAGAGTTATTCATTGTGTACGCACA includes:
- the LOC137399907 gene encoding mitochondrial import inner membrane translocase subunit Tim9-like, whose amino-acid sequence is MAMPNPAAGAAPEDMVKQFREFLLTYNKVSEMCFDACIHDFKTRKINDKETGCTNFCMDKYLKMTQRISQRFAEHQVNQNEAQLGPLAAKQNT